TTAAaccttaaaattttaattctgACCAATAATTTAGTCTTCTACGTTATGGCTGGATTCTAACTTGACAGCTTTACTGCGTCTAATGTGTGGCTGTCGAAACTCATTATAAGCTTTAACTGCGAAAGCTGTTATATAATTGTGCCCAACCCGTTTAGTTTTACGAGTATTGactaaacaacagaaacaaatcCTGCTGACCAAAACCACGAGCAACTGAGCAGCAACAAAGCAACTCTAATGTTACTATGAAAGCAGACCTGACTAAGTAAAATGGACTCTAACAAACACTGGACATTGGACTTCATGAGGTTAAATAGCACGATCTACGCATGTACTTATCAGACAACTCGCTGAATACAGCAAATACACATCTAACACCTGTGACACACTAGACATGCCCTCAGAACTGTGAAAAGGATCTCAGGACTCTGAAGACCCATTTATATACATTAAGTCAAATTAAGCATCTCCAGATATTAGATGAGcagtaagtaaataaatgaagaagCTTATTTTGATCTATTTAGTCACGTTAATTTTGTTTTGATGAgccaaaatactttatttttctAATGAATATTTGTTCGTTTCCTATGCAGACAAGAGGGAATAATTACGAAgaaaaactaaatttgaaaaatgCAGATTATCATTGCTTATTGGTCAAATTGTCATTTAAATCACTGGCAATGGTATTTGCATACATTTCACAAGTGGAGCATCTTTTTTTAGATAACAGGTTGTGAGTCTTTTAGGACAATTTCAATACTTTTTGGATTCAGTTCATCtgaattttatgtattttagcACAAAAATTAATTAGTTAAGTGTAGATTTTGACTAAAACCTACACTAGTGGGTTTTAGATCATATAATACATAGAGTATGtcaaaattactttaaaaaaatcacaacaaaaaacagagcaCCTGATTACCAACTAGGCATTGTGATTGAGTTCCTTAGAGCCCCAAATCAATGTATATGAGTAGGTGTTGGGAAGTGTACCCTATTATAAATGTTTCCAGTATTGTTATGATGGGATAGGTTTTAAACTTAGCTATTTAAAACCATGTTTGCTTTAGTTTATAATGTGCTCATATGGCACTTTAAATGCCATATGAGCACATTATGCTCAAATGCGTGGAAATGTGGATCCAGTCATGTTCATCTGTACAGTGAGATTTATGAAACACCTGTGATCAAAAACTTACCTGTCCACACCCAGGAGCAGTACATAGGAAAGGTTTATCATCACTCATATTAAGGAATTCCTGTTACCTCGCcctgaaataacaaaaaataaaagatacatatatataaagatatatatataaaaatatcacaCCTGCAGATATGCAATGATGTTTCAAGAGCTGACGGTATACAAATAGGGCTATAGCAAATAATAATTAGTGAGAATAAATGTAGCTCATAAATGTGTAAATACAGGGTGGTTGGAGGATGCAGTGGTTAGAAAGCAGAGCTGGAAATTTGGACAAAGCCTATGGATGCAGGGCGGCTGCTTTGGTTGTTTACACTCGTTGTCATCATAAAGAGGATTATCGCTTCACTTGTTTTGGCACAACAAGCGACTGAGCCACGCATCCAGGGCTATCATCATCTGACAGCTTCTGTGCTGTAAATATAGCAGCTCATTTTtaaaagacatcacacacatgaacatctcACTATTACGTTACTACATATGTAGCGCTCATCTATTCCAGTCGCTTCCACGGAATAGCCTGAGCCCTGCGTTAACATACTAGCGTCGCCATATTAGGAGCTAAATatcactgtaaacaaaggagATGTCAGCGTTTCTTTCGAGGCTGTCTCGTCGTAACGGAGCACGAGTACCTCACGGTCCCAGTAATTATGTCTTTTACCACAGCTTTTTACCCATTCGCTATCAGTTTATGTGGTCACTTACCCCCTCAGCCACAACCCTCGATTTCCAAAATCCCACGGTCGTACTAAAGCATCGCGAGAACAGCTATGACTCTTCCGTAAACGTCACACTCGGACCGAGGAGCCATATACACTTTGCTCTTGTTCTGTCATTGACCTTCAAGTAGTTTTGGAAAAGAATTAGGAGAAGCAGACATGTTTTAAGGCATATAAAATATCCTTGCTAACAACAGTCATATTTCTGATGTTTCTCCTTCCAGAAAATTTCTGatttagttttcagtgttttctggaGGCTCCAGCTAAccccttttattattttttttatacataaaacaatctttattcattttgttatttttatttttttaaaatgttgtaaccttccaagattttttttaagtgttaaaGAAGTAACAGATCCGATATGTTATCTGACCAGAATCCTTTTCTTTGTCACTGCTGATGCTCAAGACTTTCAAGTTTTTTAAACACGATTTTAGGCAATCTGTGAAAGGCTCCGGTCACCCATGAGCTGCTTTGGATGTGTGAGAAAAAGGGTGGATATAAACCATAAACCATCCCTAATTAACTGCACTAGTTTACAATATACACTCCATATTGAActatattgtgtgtgtatatgtatatatacacacacacacacacacacacacacacacacacatcaccattttatattgttatacaTTTGGATCTATGAtgtatcattttttttcctcatgacAAGTGACAAATATTACCTTATCATAGTAAAGGATTGTACAGCAACAGTTTGGGTAAGCCAAATCTTAAACTGAGATATTTAAAGATCACCCTTGACAATGAATGTTAAGCATTTCTGCTTGATAAGTGACTTAATGATTATCATCTCTGGCATTTTTAAGACTGATTTTACCTCTTCAAATTTAAGCTCAGCCAGTGAAAGCAGCCAACAATAAAGGTGTAATGACTACAATCTGTCAGCTTTTGAAACCGGGGGCTTTCATCACAAGTCAAAAAATTCAAAACCCATTACTTAGCTCAATTAAAATCAGCTAGATTTATTCAGTGGCATTTACAAAAGCAAGCACTCACTTGCTGCCTGAATACAATATTACTTAAGTGCAGCTGAACCAAAAAGTCATTAAGGTGGACCCCAAAAAGCTTGCATGTTATAGTCTATGAAAACAAGGCTGAGTAATGGCAAGTCTAAGCACCTGCTTCACAGAAAAGATGACATTCATGAAGGCCAAGTGCTTTCCGTTGTGTTAGCATTTATAATCCAGACATAAAAGTTACTGCCATTGTTAAATAGTCAAACACATGTATTTTAATCACGTAATTTCTTACATTTGTACAATACATGTCTTGGCTTTTTTGACAGTGTCTAAAAGActtgaaaatgtacatttcccATGACACCAACACGGAACAATTTTGGTAGCCACAATAAAATATGTAGTCACATCTGTAATGAAAATTTTGTCTGACAGCAGAGTTTTACATAGCGAACAGGATAAGGAAAGCCACCATCAAACAGAACAGTCCCATGGCTTCAGACAGGGCGAATCCCAGGATAGCGTATGAAAACAGCTGCTGCTTCAGAGATGGGTTCCTGCAaataaaggaagaaaagaagccATCAGCACATTTACAGAACACACAAGGAATCAATTAGCGTTATAGTGAAGGACAAAGAcaatgaaattaaaacaaaccTAGCATAGCCAATGATGAGACTACCAAACACTGTCCCAATTCCAGCACCAGATCCAGCTACTCCGACTGTGGCGGCTCCAGCACCAATGAACTTGGCGGCAGTGTCAATGTCCCTGCTGATAGCGCTGGTCTGGAAGCCTCTCAGCGTAGCCTGGCTCAGGGGGCTCTGGGGCAGCAGAGCAACACTGCTCTGTAACAAGAGAAGAGGCACTGTAAACACTGTCCTTTCGCTGCCCGCCTCAATGTAAACATCAGCTGACATTTAAAACAGTGTGGCAACAGATGACAGGAGTAATACAGGAGGCACAGTGTGAAACTTAGGGAAATTTTAAGCAGTTCTGTCACACCATtaatcaaaaaaaataaaaataaataaatgccatTTTAGAGATAAACTACAGAGCAGAAATCCGCACATAAAGGTTGAACTATttattgcatgtgtgttttaacttgtattttgttgcttttaaaacTTTGATCTGTTGCTTTTATTGCTTTCAGACACTGCAGACTTGCGTAGCTGGTCTTTATCTTTTATGGTAAGCACACTGAGTATACGTATTatgaaatgtgctatacaaaATTGACAGTGGTAATTTAGGTAATAATTTCCAACACTGCACTGTTAAGAAGGGCTGTAGAAGTTGCAGAAAGCCTGCATTTCTTCTTACCTCTGATTTGACATCGGGCCtggacagcacagaggcagacagaggTCGGTAAAGAACCCGGGAACCAGCACGGACctgcaacaacaacaccaaaaacacaaataatgaGTCCAGATAAACAATTTACATGAATGTATGCTTAGTATCACACAACATGTGCTTTAACAGTGGCAACTATTCCCCATTTGTGGGTATGTGTGAAGGTGGATGACTCCTTGAATGTCACAGTGTAATTCATTGCACTGTGTGACCTGTGGCACTCAGTGATGACTGCAAGTAGTGTTAAAAGTTTACTGTTGAGCAATGATGTTGGcatattacaataaaaaccCAGTGCAAGTTAGCTAACACCCATTTGTGTTGTCATTCAAACTGGTTAGCCTCCAAAACCAGTATCATGACCTTGGATAAAGACACTCCAGGATATATGTACGTGCAAGCTGGCAGCCCAAACGGAAAATGTAACCATTTCTGTATTGTTTGCAAAGTGCGAGGTCTTGTGCACTCTGTCTGCGCCTTGTTCTGCTAATAGAAGGCCTAAATGACCTTAGCTAGCGGCCATAATGGGAGCTATGTGCTAAAGGCTAACGCAGGATTATAGATGCATtattaacaatttaaaaaaatcgcATGCGTAAATTTCATGAACATTGCACCCATTCTGCTGCCATTAAAAAGGAATGTGAATTACTGGTTTAGCATTAGCCGGCTAAGCTCCCGGCCTAGTCTGATACCCTTGCAAGAAAGCTGCAGTCAAGTTCAACCAGAGGCCCACCGGCTTTATTAGCGACATTAAGAGAAGTCCGactcaaagaaacacacagacgaGGAGaaactcaccacagccggcgtGGAGACGAACTTAGCGCAGGCGTACATTTTCTACTTTAGGTAGTTTTAACCGGTTCGGTCAAATCTGGTTGAATCCCGGGTTTCTCTATGGAGGGAAGATCGGAGAGAATTAAGGTCAAACGGATGTAAAAATGCCCAGCAGAGAAAATAACAGCATTCCTAAGTGCATTCACATCCGTTCTGTATGCTAT
This is a stretch of genomic DNA from Pelmatolapia mariae isolate MD_Pm_ZW linkage group LG16_19, Pm_UMD_F_2, whole genome shotgun sequence. It encodes these proteins:
- the atp5mc3a gene encoding ATP synthase membrane subunit c locus 3a gives rise to the protein MYACAKFVSTPAVVRAGSRVLYRPLSASVLSRPDVKSESSVALLPQSPLSQATLRGFQTSAISRDIDTAAKFIGAGAATVGVAGSGAGIGTVFGSLIIGYARNPSLKQQLFSYAILGFALSEAMGLFCLMVAFLILFAM